Proteins encoded by one window of Rattus rattus isolate New Zealand chromosome 10, Rrattus_CSIRO_v1, whole genome shotgun sequence:
- the LOC116911588 gene encoding 60S ribosomal protein L7-like, translating to MEALPEKKKKVVVEPETLKKKRRNFAELKVKHLRKKFALKTLRKARRKLIYKMVKHYHKEYSTVQTEIRMARIARKAGNLYVLAEMKFLSLAFVIRIRGISGVSPKMRNVLQLFSLRQIFNGTFVKLNKASVNMLRIVELYIAWANPNLKSVNELIYKQGYGKINKKHIALTDNSFIARSLGIFGIIYMEDLIHEIYTVGKCLKEANNFLWPFQLSSP from the coding sequence ATGGAAGCTttaccagagaagaaaaagaaggttgtAGTTGAGCCAGAAACCCTTAAGAAAAAGCGAAGGAATTTCGCAGAGTTGAAGGTGAAGCACCTGAGGAAGAAGTTTGCCCTGAAGACACTGcgaaaggcaaggaggaagctcaTCTATAAGATGGTAAAGCACTATCACAAGGAGTACAGTACAGTGCAGACTGAGATTCGGATGGCTAGGATCGCAAGGAAAGCTGGGAACTTGTATGTGCTCGCAGAAATGAAATTTCTTTCGTTGGCCTTTGTCATCAGAATCCGAGGTATCAGTGGAGTTAGCCCAAAGATGCGAAATGTGTTGCAGCTGTTTAGCCTTCGGCAGATCTTCAATGGCACCTTTGTTAAGCTCAACAAAGCTTCAGTTAACATGCTGAGGATCGTGGAACTGTACATTGCATGGGCGAACCCCAACCTGAAGTCAGTAAATGAGCTCATCTACAAGCAAGGCTatggcaaaatcaataaaaagcacATTGCCTTGACAGATAATTCTTTTATTGCTCGATCTCTTGGTATTTTTGGCATCATCTACATGGAGGATCTAATTCATGAGATCTATACAGTTGGGAAATGCTTGAAGGAAGCAAATAACTTTCTGTGGCCCTTCCAACTCTCTTCCCCATGA